In Streptomyces seoulensis, the following are encoded in one genomic region:
- a CDS encoding DUF1772 domain-containing protein has product MLTALEVFTTVVVGLMVGVEFSVAFVINPILGALPGDNGLRGRIHGARMLGAVMPFWYIGSLVLAGVWAVAGWDDQGAGLVVIAAGLLMLSVLMSILLLVPINNRTKAWTTESLPADWKEQMGRWDRFHYARVGVLIGAFALLATALA; this is encoded by the coding sequence ATGCTCACCGCACTCGAGGTCTTCACCACCGTCGTCGTCGGTCTGATGGTGGGGGTGGAGTTCTCCGTCGCCTTCGTCATCAACCCGATCCTCGGCGCGCTCCCCGGCGACAACGGCCTGCGCGGCCGCATCCACGGCGCCCGGATGCTCGGTGCCGTGATGCCCTTCTGGTACATCGGCTCGCTCGTCCTCGCCGGGGTGTGGGCCGTGGCCGGATGGGATGACCAGGGCGCCGGCCTCGTCGTCATCGCCGCCGGACTGCTCATGCTGAGCGTGCTCATGTCGATCCTGCTGCTCGTCCCGATCAACAACCGCACCAAGGCGTGGACCACCGAGAGCCTGCCCGCGGACTGGAAGGAGCAGATGGGCCGTTGGGACCGCTTCCACTACGCCCGCGTCGGCGTCCTCATCGGTGCCTTCGCCCTGCTGGCCACCGCGCTCGCCTGA
- a CDS encoding HelD family protein, producing MNDPAVRAVEAERDYVSSLYALLTERLSEARESRASVLRAKAESAGEAYEREIAAERLSKEIGRLEGAEKGLVFGRIDWTDGTALRIGRIGLQTEEDDLPLLVDWRANAARPFYEATPVHPMDLRRRRHLRLEERTVISVSDELLDGTAPTDDDVVGDGPLTEALSARRTGMMQAAVATLQAEQDEIVRSAHRGVTVVQGGPGTGKTVVALHRAAYVLYAFPRAAEEGVLVVGPNARFLEYISQVLPSLGENDVVLATCQELAGVSTDAVDPFDRARLKGGADLADALAGLLRVHQAPAGDFTVRVGQERVHVSGEEVAMAREAAVRAVPGHNPARQAFKELLVDTVTDAMQRDMSEVLEQIDVDAERMTGINLDRFTGVAQRRAEGADDPGPVHELDLDAIRADLLDDEGVDRAVETLWPRLVPADLVKALLTDADALAEYLPRLTAQERSLLLRGPDDPWTDADVALLDEAASLVDGPPERTYGHVVVDEAQELTAMQWRMIVRRCPARAMTLVGDFAQAGPVATACDWKEALSPHVGPRFKLYNLTVSYRTTREILESVRDLLARIAPDQKPTRSLRSGESPRTVTTSPHELAAATVQELRAQSTTHPGELLGVICADGRVSELTARGIAHHARVVPASEARGLEFDGVVVVDPEEIITARPGGERDLYVALTRATKRLCTVTVQPA from the coding sequence ATGAATGATCCCGCTGTGCGTGCGGTGGAAGCGGAGCGGGATTACGTCTCCTCCTTGTACGCGTTGCTCACCGAGCGGCTTTCCGAGGCCCGCGAGAGCCGGGCGAGCGTGCTGAGGGCCAAGGCGGAGAGTGCGGGGGAGGCATACGAGAGGGAGATCGCCGCCGAGCGGCTGTCCAAGGAGATCGGCCGGCTGGAGGGCGCCGAGAAGGGGCTGGTCTTCGGGCGCATCGACTGGACGGACGGCACGGCCCTGCGCATCGGGCGCATCGGACTGCAGACGGAGGAGGACGATCTGCCTCTGCTCGTGGACTGGCGTGCGAACGCGGCACGTCCTTTCTACGAGGCGACGCCGGTCCACCCGATGGATCTGCGGCGGCGCCGGCACCTGCGTCTGGAGGAGCGCACGGTCATCTCGGTGAGCGACGAGCTCCTGGACGGGACCGCTCCCACCGACGACGACGTCGTGGGGGACGGTCCGCTGACCGAGGCTCTGTCGGCACGGCGTACGGGCATGATGCAGGCGGCCGTCGCGACGCTCCAGGCCGAGCAGGACGAGATCGTCCGCTCCGCCCACCGCGGGGTGACCGTGGTCCAGGGCGGCCCCGGCACGGGAAAGACCGTGGTCGCCCTGCACCGGGCGGCCTACGTCCTGTACGCGTTCCCGCGCGCCGCCGAGGAGGGCGTCCTCGTGGTGGGGCCGAACGCCCGGTTCCTCGAGTACATCTCCCAGGTACTCCCCTCGCTGGGCGAGAACGACGTCGTCCTGGCGACCTGCCAGGAACTGGCCGGGGTCTCCACGGACGCGGTGGACCCGTTCGACAGGGCGCGGCTCAAGGGCGGTGCCGACCTCGCCGACGCGCTGGCCGGTCTGCTGCGCGTCCACCAGGCTCCGGCCGGCGATTTCACCGTGCGGGTCGGACAGGAACGGGTCCATGTCTCCGGCGAGGAGGTCGCCATGGCACGTGAGGCCGCAGTCCGAGCCGTACCGGGGCACAACCCCGCGCGCCAGGCGTTCAAGGAACTCCTGGTCGACACCGTCACCGACGCGATGCAACGGGACATGAGCGAGGTCCTCGAACAGATCGACGTCGATGCCGAGAGGATGACGGGCATCAACCTCGACCGGTTCACGGGCGTCGCTCAGCGCCGTGCCGAAGGCGCGGACGACCCGGGGCCGGTCCACGAGCTGGACCTGGACGCCATCCGGGCCGATCTCCTCGACGACGAGGGCGTCGACCGGGCGGTCGAGACGTTGTGGCCACGGCTGGTACCGGCCGACCTCGTGAAGGCGCTCCTGACGGATGCCGACGCTCTCGCCGAGTACCTGCCCCGCCTGACCGCCCAGGAGCGGTCCCTTCTGCTGCGAGGCCCGGACGACCCGTGGACCGATGCGGACGTGGCCTTGCTGGACGAGGCGGCGAGCCTGGTCGACGGCCCCCCGGAACGGACGTACGGGCACGTCGTCGTCGACGAGGCGCAGGAACTGACCGCCATGCAGTGGCGGATGATCGTCCGCCGCTGCCCGGCGAGGGCGATGACTCTGGTGGGGGACTTCGCCCAGGCGGGCCCGGTCGCGACCGCATGCGACTGGAAGGAAGCGCTGAGCCCTCACGTCGGACCTCGGTTCAAGCTCTACAACCTGACCGTCAGCTATCGCACCACGCGGGAAATCCTGGAGAGCGTCCGGGACCTGCTCGCGCGGATCGCCCCCGACCAGAAGCCCACACGGTCACTGCGGAGCGGTGAGAGCCCTCGCACCGTGACCACCTCCCCGCACGAGTTGGCCGCCGCCACCGTCCAGGAACTGCGCGCCCAGAGCACCACGCATCCGGGCGAGCTCCTGGGAGTGATCTGCGCGGACGGCAGGGTGAGCGAACTGACGGCCCGGGGCATCGCTCACCACGCACGCGTCGTGCCCGCGTCCGAAGCACGCGGCCTCGAATTCGACGGGGTCGTCGTCGTGGACCCCGAGGAGATCATCACGGCCCGTCCCGGCGGCGAGAGGGACCTGTACGTGGCTCTGACCCGCGCGACCAAGCGTCTCTGCACCGTCACCGTCCAGCCCGCCTGA
- a CDS encoding helix-turn-helix transcriptional regulator, with product MTNAEDLSSLSSGWLVISDSAALESVPDEISERLRRHDTPVLILVDPSDVVEQSWADHANGFLDWADLCPESLRAAIVDVQARRFHVSATLARRSVTASDQVGDGNTSKCASAISLTAREHQVLRLIAEGLSNRQVARSLNVSEHGVKRTVGIILAKLNCPNRTLAVVRAMESGLLVM from the coding sequence GTGACGAATGCCGAAGATCTCTCGTCCCTCTCCAGCGGCTGGCTGGTCATCTCGGACAGCGCTGCCCTGGAGTCCGTACCCGACGAGATCTCCGAAAGGCTGCGCAGGCACGACACGCCCGTACTGATCCTGGTGGACCCGTCGGACGTGGTCGAGCAGTCCTGGGCCGATCACGCGAACGGCTTCCTGGACTGGGCCGACCTCTGCCCCGAGTCCCTGCGTGCGGCGATCGTCGATGTGCAGGCCAGACGCTTCCATGTGTCCGCGACCCTGGCCCGACGGTCCGTGACGGCGTCCGACCAGGTCGGGGACGGAAACACCTCGAAGTGCGCGTCGGCGATATCCCTGACGGCACGTGAACATCAGGTGCTGCGCCTGATCGCCGAGGGGCTCAGCAACCGGCAGGTCGCCCGTTCGCTGAATGTCTCCGAACACGGGGTCAAGCGCACGGTCGGCATCATTCTGGCCAAGCTCAACTGCCCGAACCGGACTCTGGCGGTCGTCCGGGCCATGGAGTCGGGGCTGCTCGTCATGTGA
- a CDS encoding TetR/AcrR family transcriptional regulator: protein MSVQERKERERAVRERLIVATARELAEQQGWDAVTTRRLAERIEYSQPVLYSHFRGKREIIGAVALEGAAEMALTLRAATAAAPDAPRPRVTALARAYLDFAERNPAVYDAMFRLDGGLAFAHEDTPEALKDAFAALLECLTNVAGDGVDPGLFTETFWAALHGLATLTRAGRLPSEDATRRLELLVDRLAAP from the coding sequence ATGTCCGTACAGGAACGTAAGGAACGTGAACGGGCGGTCCGTGAACGCCTCATCGTGGCGACGGCCCGTGAACTCGCCGAACAGCAGGGCTGGGACGCGGTCACCACGCGCCGGCTCGCCGAGCGCATCGAGTACAGCCAGCCGGTGCTCTACAGCCACTTCCGGGGCAAGCGCGAGATCATCGGCGCGGTCGCCCTGGAGGGCGCCGCCGAGATGGCCCTGACCCTGCGCGCCGCGACCGCCGCCGCCCCCGACGCCCCCCGCCCCCGCGTCACCGCCCTCGCCCGCGCCTACCTCGACTTCGCAGAGCGCAACCCGGCCGTCTACGACGCCATGTTCCGCCTCGACGGCGGCCTGGCCTTCGCCCACGAGGACACCCCGGAAGCCCTGAAGGACGCCTTCGCCGCCCTGCTGGAGTGCCTCACCAACGTCGCCGGTGACGGCGTCGACCCGGGCCTGTTCACGGAGACGTTCTGGGCCGCCCTGCACGGCCTCGCCACCTTGACCCGCGCGGGACGACTGCCGTCGGAGGACGCGACGCGGAGGCTGGAGCTGCTGGTGGACCGGCTGGCCGCGCCCTGA
- a CDS encoding GNAT family N-acetyltransferase, whose product MPDMPEGGIAGETTVLIPATEQHLPLLADWFADPAFVRHWGGRPLTREEVSAKYTGRRRPAVVSLLVLRDAVPVGYAQYVSTGPREGGIDLVLHPSAQGRGLGPDAARALVRHLHTVLGWDRVTVDPESSDPRAVRAWHKTGFRVTGTLGSRLLMEYRPRGAAAE is encoded by the coding sequence ATGCCGGACATGCCGGAGGGTGGGATCGCGGGCGAGACGACCGTCCTCATCCCCGCCACCGAACAGCATCTGCCGCTGCTCGCCGACTGGTTCGCCGACCCCGCGTTCGTCCGCCACTGGGGCGGACGGCCGCTCACGCGCGAGGAAGTGTCCGCGAAGTACACCGGCCGACGCCGCCCTGCGGTCGTGTCCCTGCTGGTCCTCAGGGACGCCGTCCCCGTGGGTTACGCGCAGTACGTCTCCACAGGCCCCCGCGAAGGCGGCATCGACCTGGTCCTCCACCCGAGCGCCCAGGGCCGGGGCCTCGGTCCCGACGCCGCGCGTGCGCTGGTCCGGCACCTCCACACCGTCCTGGGCTGGGACCGGGTGACCGTCGACCCGGAGTCGTCCGACCCTCGTGCCGTCAGGGCGTGGCACAAGACGGGCTTCCGCGTGACCGGCACCCTGGGAAGCCGTCTGCTGATGGAGTACCGCCCGAGGGGCGCGGCGGCCGAGTGA
- the uvrB gene encoding excinuclease ABC subunit UvrB produces MAFPSENRRITLAEHTADQVIRTGRPFQVVSPHTPSGDQPQAIAGLEKHLRAGESDVVLLGATGTGKSATTAWLIEKLQRPTLVLAPNKTLAGQLANELRELFPHNAVEYFVSFYDHYRPESYAPSTDTYFAKESVSNKEVDRLRHSATWSLLSRRDVIVVASVSCIYGLGTPQSYLDRSFQLAVGDTVDREELLAALVDIQYTRTDGEPAAGRFRVRGDTIDIHPAYENTMLRVEMFGDSVERLTVVDPETGEVREVIDRTRVFPATHYFAGPERMRTAADSIQAELKERVAELTRAGKLLEADRLQTRTEYDIELIRHTQVASGMENYSRHLDGRAPGAPPSTLLDYFPEDMLVVIDESHVTVPQLSGMSHGDAARKNTLVEHGFRLPSAMDNRPLTWSEFAARCPQRVYLSATPGRFELTSARGAVVEQIIRPTGLLDPEVTVKPTAGQMDDLLAEIRERSARGERTLVTTLTKRMSEELTDYLDAEGVRVRYLHSGVTTLRRVQLLADLRRGEYDVLVGINLLREGLDLPEVSLVAILDADQDGIFRNDTALIQMIGRAARNVSGEVHMYANRLTPSMTRAIDETNRRRALQIAHNESHGIRPTALRKKIRATVSAEYAESQHPTTGTSYNQKMAA; encoded by the coding sequence ATGGCATTCCCGTCCGAGAACCGGCGCATCACCCTTGCCGAGCACACCGCCGACCAGGTCATACGGACCGGTCGGCCGTTTCAGGTCGTGTCCCCGCACACCCCGTCCGGAGACCAGCCGCAGGCGATCGCCGGGCTGGAGAAGCACCTCCGCGCCGGAGAGAGCGACGTGGTCCTGCTGGGCGCCACGGGCACCGGCAAGTCCGCGACCACCGCCTGGCTGATCGAGAAGCTGCAGCGGCCGACCCTCGTACTCGCGCCGAACAAGACCCTCGCCGGCCAGCTCGCCAACGAGCTGCGCGAGCTGTTCCCGCACAACGCGGTCGAGTACTTCGTCTCCTTCTACGACCACTACCGCCCCGAGTCGTACGCCCCGAGCACCGACACCTACTTCGCAAAGGAGTCGGTCTCCAACAAGGAGGTCGACCGGCTGCGCCACTCGGCGACCTGGTCGCTGCTCAGCCGCCGGGACGTGATCGTCGTGGCGTCCGTGTCGTGCATCTACGGCCTCGGCACGCCGCAGTCCTACCTCGACCGTTCCTTCCAGCTCGCGGTGGGCGACACCGTCGACCGGGAGGAGTTGCTCGCGGCCCTGGTCGACATCCAGTACACCCGCACGGACGGCGAGCCGGCCGCGGGCCGCTTCCGCGTGCGCGGCGACACCATCGACATCCACCCCGCGTACGAGAACACGATGCTCAGGGTGGAGATGTTCGGCGACTCGGTCGAGCGGCTGACCGTCGTCGACCCGGAGACCGGCGAGGTGCGCGAGGTCATCGACCGTACCCGCGTCTTCCCCGCCACCCACTACTTCGCGGGCCCCGAGCGGATGCGCACGGCGGCCGACTCCATCCAGGCCGAGCTGAAGGAGCGCGTCGCGGAGCTGACCCGGGCCGGGAAGCTGCTGGAGGCCGACCGTCTGCAGACGCGTACGGAGTACGACATCGAGCTGATCCGGCACACCCAGGTCGCCTCCGGGATGGAGAACTACTCCCGGCACCTGGACGGCCGCGCCCCCGGCGCACCGCCGTCCACGCTGCTGGACTACTTCCCCGAGGACATGCTCGTCGTCATCGACGAGTCGCACGTCACGGTGCCGCAGCTCTCCGGTATGAGCCACGGCGACGCCGCGCGCAAGAACACCCTGGTCGAGCACGGTTTCCGGCTGCCGTCCGCGATGGACAACCGTCCGCTGACGTGGTCGGAGTTCGCCGCGCGCTGCCCGCAGCGGGTCTACCTGTCCGCGACGCCGGGCCGGTTCGAGCTGACCTCCGCGCGGGGCGCGGTCGTCGAGCAGATCATCCGGCCGACCGGGCTGCTCGACCCCGAAGTGACGGTCAAGCCGACCGCCGGCCAGATGGACGACCTGCTCGCGGAGATCCGTGAGCGGTCCGCCCGGGGCGAGCGGACCCTGGTGACGACGCTGACCAAGCGGATGTCGGAGGAGCTGACCGACTACCTCGACGCCGAGGGAGTCCGCGTCCGCTACCTGCACTCCGGCGTGACCACCCTGCGCCGCGTCCAGCTCCTCGCCGACCTGCGCCGGGGCGAGTACGACGTGCTCGTCGGCATCAACCTCCTGCGCGAGGGGCTCGACCTGCCGGAGGTCTCACTGGTCGCCATCCTCGACGCCGACCAGGACGGGATCTTCCGCAACGACACCGCGCTGATCCAGATGATCGGCCGCGCGGCGCGCAACGTCAGCGGCGAGGTGCACATGTACGCCAACCGCCTCACCCCCTCCATGACCCGCGCCATCGACGAGACCAACCGCCGCCGCGCCCTCCAGATCGCCCACAACGAGAGCCACGGCATCCGCCCGACCGCCCTCCGCAAGAAGATCCGGGCCACGGTGTCCGCCGAGTACGCGGAGTCCCAGCACCCGACGACCGGCACGTCGTACAACCAGAAGATGGCGGCGTAA
- a CDS encoding GNAT family N-acetyltransferase: MRVIDVVLSLTVRELTHADLASCGWAGTPLHLAGVERQLERVRSGEVDYLAVCARNDVPIAKGGVDYLVEHGVGTLWQLAVHPALQSCGIGTVLVSAAEQRIKDRGLRYAELSVEDDNPRARALYQRLGYVARDRRPDAWDEQTSDGTPRRHETMCTVMRKDLS, translated from the coding sequence ATGCGAGTGATTGATGTGGTGTTGAGCCTGACCGTGCGGGAGCTGACGCACGCGGATCTCGCATCGTGCGGCTGGGCGGGGACCCCGCTCCATCTGGCTGGCGTGGAGCGGCAGTTGGAGCGGGTGCGGTCCGGCGAGGTCGACTATCTGGCCGTCTGCGCACGCAATGACGTTCCGATCGCCAAGGGGGGCGTCGACTACCTGGTCGAGCACGGGGTGGGCACGCTGTGGCAACTGGCCGTCCATCCCGCACTGCAGTCCTGCGGTATCGGCACCGTTCTCGTCTCGGCAGCGGAACAGCGCATCAAGGACCGCGGACTGCGATACGCGGAACTGAGCGTCGAGGACGACAATCCGCGTGCCCGCGCGCTCTACCAACGCCTCGGTTACGTCGCCCGCGACCGTCGGCCGGACGCGTGGGACGAGCAGACCTCCGACGGAACCCCGCGTCGTCACGAAACCATGTGCACGGTGATGCGCAAAGACCTGTCGTAG
- a CDS encoding PadR family transcriptional regulator — MTLRNAVMATLLEGEASGYDLAKGFNASVANFWTATPQQLYRELDRMEREGLVTARVVRQERRPDKRLFSLTDAGLGALRAHLADPITRPTAIRDGLLVKVQCADIADPAPVQADITAHMDWSRDKLARYERLRERLLAGRTEEEHLAEAERVGPYLTLLRGIAFEEENLRWGELALRVLGARSA; from the coding sequence GTGACCCTGCGCAATGCGGTGATGGCCACCCTCCTGGAGGGCGAGGCGTCCGGCTACGACCTGGCCAAGGGCTTCAACGCCTCGGTGGCCAACTTCTGGACGGCGACGCCCCAGCAGCTCTACCGCGAGCTGGACCGGATGGAGCGCGAGGGCCTCGTCACCGCGCGCGTGGTCCGCCAGGAACGCCGCCCCGACAAACGCCTCTTCTCCCTCACCGACGCCGGCCTCGGCGCCCTCCGCGCCCACCTCGCCGACCCCATCACCCGCCCCACCGCCATCCGCGACGGCCTCCTGGTCAAGGTCCAGTGCGCCGACATCGCCGACCCGGCCCCCGTCCAGGCCGACATCACCGCCCACATGGACTGGTCCCGCGACAAACTCGCGCGCTACGAGCGCCTGCGCGAACGGCTGCTGGCCGGCCGGACGGAGGAGGAGCACCTCGCGGAGGCAGAGCGGGTGGGGCCGTACCTCACGCTGCTACGGGGCATCGCGTTCGAGGAGGAGAACCTGCGGTGGGGGGAGCTGGCGCTGCGGGTGCTGGGGGCACGGTCTGCGTGA
- a CDS encoding fasciclin domain-containing protein, whose protein sequence is MRLIHMHTVRFTGAALAAIPLALGALTSQSSAQEPSPSPSGTFGSGCSALSQKADTAKDKVVDAAAAYPQLSQLVSAAVRAHLTDTLNGKSDITVFAPDNDAFKKVTASQLSSLLSNEGQLKKVLSYHVVDKKITPDQLSNGSFTTVEGGKLTTSGSGSDFKVNGKASIVCGNIKAANATIYVVDSVLQPPS, encoded by the coding sequence ATGAGGCTCATCCACATGCACACGGTCAGGTTCACCGGCGCGGCGCTGGCCGCCATCCCGCTCGCGCTCGGTGCTCTCACATCCCAGAGCAGCGCACAGGAACCGTCACCCAGCCCCTCGGGAACGTTCGGATCGGGCTGCTCGGCGCTCTCCCAGAAGGCCGACACGGCCAAGGACAAGGTCGTGGATGCCGCGGCCGCGTACCCGCAGCTGAGCCAGCTGGTCTCGGCGGCGGTGCGGGCGCACCTCACCGACACCCTGAACGGCAAGTCCGACATCACCGTCTTCGCGCCCGACAACGACGCCTTCAAGAAGGTGACCGCGTCCCAGCTCTCCTCCCTGCTCAGCAACGAGGGGCAGCTGAAGAAGGTGCTCAGCTACCACGTCGTGGACAAGAAGATCACGCCGGACCAGCTGTCCAACGGCTCCTTCACCACGGTGGAGGGCGGCAAGCTGACCACGTCCGGCTCGGGCAGCGACTTCAAGGTCAACGGCAAGGCGAGCATCGTCTGCGGCAACATCAAGGCCGCGAACGCCACCATCTACGTCGTGGACTCGGTCCTCCAGCCTCCGTCCTGA
- a CDS encoding tetratricopeptide repeat protein, with protein sequence MTESNLAAEAAQRLVAGDRAAALSLYLRAWNRPDDEVAERIFDLVSEWGDIDAALKTVEAEARGGNPAAYEALAELLVELDRPKEALAALRSAADRGRDVTLMIASVLADELGDREQAEEYYRQALVDDNPRALNDYGAFLSEDDERLDEATDLLRRAIERGDTMAAGNLGRLLADEEKYEDALPWLKQALDAGHRSVLAVLGETEHALGDLESARTHLREALAEEVTGAHFAYALHLADTGAPEEAVRHYEAAAKEDGETNAHLNLALLHEELEQWSRADHHYREALAHNDETAYVYYAQFLADRNRAAQIPALLKAAEELDLDEEDLTELRTLAEEQS encoded by the coding sequence ATGACAGAAAGCAACCTGGCCGCCGAGGCCGCGCAGCGCCTCGTGGCCGGTGACCGTGCCGCCGCCCTCTCCCTCTACCTGCGGGCCTGGAACCGTCCGGACGACGAGGTGGCGGAGAGGATCTTCGACCTCGTCTCCGAGTGGGGCGACATCGACGCCGCGCTGAAGACCGTCGAGGCCGAGGCGCGCGGCGGCAACCCTGCCGCCTACGAGGCTCTCGCCGAGCTGCTGGTCGAACTGGACCGTCCCAAGGAGGCGTTGGCGGCACTCCGGTCGGCGGCGGACCGGGGCCGGGACGTCACCCTGATGATCGCCTCGGTCCTGGCCGACGAGCTGGGGGACCGTGAACAGGCCGAGGAGTACTACCGGCAGGCGCTGGTCGACGACAACCCCCGTGCCCTCAACGACTACGGCGCCTTCCTCAGCGAGGACGACGAACGACTGGACGAGGCAACCGACTTGCTCCGCCGGGCCATCGAGCGCGGCGACACCATGGCGGCCGGCAACCTCGGCCGGCTCCTCGCGGACGAGGAGAAGTACGAGGACGCGCTGCCCTGGCTGAAGCAGGCGCTGGACGCCGGGCACCGTTCCGTACTGGCCGTGCTCGGCGAGACCGAACACGCCCTCGGCGACCTGGAGTCGGCCCGCACCCACCTCCGCGAGGCCCTCGCCGAGGAGGTCACCGGCGCCCACTTCGCCTACGCCCTCCATCTGGCCGACACCGGCGCCCCCGAGGAGGCCGTACGCCACTACGAGGCCGCCGCCAAGGAGGACGGCGAGACCAACGCCCACCTCAACCTCGCCCTGCTCCACGAGGAGTTGGAGCAGTGGTCCCGCGCCGACCACCACTACCGCGAGGCCCTCGCCCACAACGACGAGACGGCCTACGTCTACTACGCCCAGTTCCTCGCGGACCGGAACCGGGCCGCCCAGATCCCCGCGTTGCTGAAGGCGGCGGAGGAACTCGACCTGGATGAGGAGGACTTGACCGAGCTGCGGACGCTCGCCGAGGAGCAGTCGTAG
- a CDS encoding MFS transporter gives MSARKHELDSVVGPVYSRVVQTPADRYSKVVMTAPPTLPKSRQRLILAVLMVCSLLIWLDNTVLSITLETLADPVQGLGASPAELQWATGAYTLVFATLMFTAGAMGDSFGHRNVLAIGLVIFAGASIWAAYAGDAGQLIAARAAMGVGAALIMPANFAILLWTFTGAGRATAIAISSTSTGVGMAAGPVLAGLLLGHFWWGSVFLVNVPIIVVALTGIVFLVPNFRSPSVRPMDPAGILLSITGLAALTYGVIRAGQVDDWSRWDVWAPTAAGIALLVVFVLVELRTEAPSFDPRLLAQRMFGGGNASMALLFFSVAAITFYNAFYMQGALGYSPMKAGLANVPTAVGAVVGAPLGARLVRRWSLRPVAVPALTVAALTMGAVGFLDLHTPLLWIALLLLAQGLSVGMVMAPVTGALLSSLPLERSGAGSAVTNTARQVGSVIGIAVGGTIMSIAYRDAIEPSLGSVPEAVRDNSRVSAEQARHVAATIDQPALARAADRAFIHAMHVGAVWIMLITLVAVVVLMIALPAAGKKNPAPEPEYEGARSAEPHSTA, from the coding sequence GTGTCGGCGCGAAAACATGAGCTTGACAGTGTTGTAGGGCCTGTTTATAGTCGCGTCGTTCAAACTCCCGCCGATCGATATTCGAAGGTGGTCATGACCGCGCCTCCGACATTGCCGAAATCCAGGCAACGGTTAATTCTCGCCGTACTCATGGTGTGTTCGCTGCTGATCTGGCTGGACAACACCGTTCTCAGTATCACTCTGGAGACCCTTGCCGACCCGGTCCAGGGACTGGGTGCCAGCCCGGCCGAGCTGCAATGGGCCACCGGCGCCTACACCCTGGTCTTCGCGACCCTGATGTTCACCGCCGGCGCGATGGGCGACAGCTTCGGCCACCGGAATGTGCTCGCCATCGGCCTGGTGATCTTCGCCGGGGCCTCGATCTGGGCGGCGTACGCGGGCGACGCGGGCCAGCTGATCGCCGCGCGGGCCGCGATGGGAGTCGGCGCCGCACTGATCATGCCGGCCAACTTCGCCATTCTGCTGTGGACCTTCACCGGCGCCGGGCGGGCAACCGCGATCGCCATTTCCTCGACATCCACCGGTGTCGGAATGGCGGCGGGCCCGGTGCTGGCGGGACTTCTGCTCGGCCATTTCTGGTGGGGTTCGGTCTTCCTCGTCAACGTCCCGATCATCGTGGTGGCACTGACCGGGATCGTCTTCCTGGTCCCCAATTTCCGCAGCCCCTCCGTGCGGCCGATGGACCCGGCCGGGATCCTGCTGTCCATCACCGGACTCGCGGCGCTGACCTACGGCGTGATCCGTGCGGGGCAGGTGGACGACTGGAGCCGTTGGGACGTCTGGGCACCGACCGCGGCCGGGATCGCCCTGCTGGTCGTCTTCGTGCTCGTCGAATTGCGGACCGAGGCACCGAGTTTCGATCCCCGGCTGCTCGCCCAGCGGATGTTCGGCGGTGGCAACGCGTCCATGGCGTTGCTGTTCTTCTCCGTCGCCGCCATCACCTTCTACAACGCGTTCTACATGCAGGGCGCGCTGGGCTACTCACCGATGAAGGCCGGTCTGGCCAATGTCCCGACGGCCGTCGGCGCCGTCGTGGGCGCGCCCCTGGGCGCCCGTCTCGTCCGCCGGTGGTCACTGCGCCCCGTCGCCGTGCCGGCGCTCACGGTGGCGGCGCTCACCATGGGCGCGGTCGGATTCCTCGATCTGCACACCCCGCTCCTCTGGATCGCTCTCCTGCTGCTGGCGCAGGGCCTCTCCGTCGGCATGGTGATGGCCCCGGTGACCGGCGCACTGCTCAGCAGCCTTCCGCTGGAGCGGTCCGGTGCCGGGTCGGCCGTCACCAACACGGCGCGGCAGGTCGGCAGCGTGATCGGGATCGCGGTGGGCGGCACGATCATGTCGATCGCGTACCGGGACGCGATCGAACCCTCGCTGGGATCCGTCCCGGAGGCGGTGCGGGACAACTCCCGGGTCTCCGCCGAACAGGCCCGCCATGTCGCCGCCACGATCGATCAGCCCGCTCTCGCACGGGCCGCCGATCGGGCGTTCATCCACGCCATGCACGTCGGTGCGGTCTGGATCATGCTCATCACGCTCGTCGCGGTGGTCGTGCTGATGATCGCCCTGCCCGCTGCCGGGAAGAAGAACCCGGCACCGGAGCCGGAGTACGAAGGGGCCCGCAGCGCCGAGCCTCATTCCACCGCCTGA